The sequence CCTGCAGcaagcccccagggccaggccaggaggatggggagcagggagcagcctccACCACAGCAAGGTGGCTCAGAGCTGTGTCAAGCCTGACCCTgagtgcctccagggatggagcctcagccacctccctgctgcagggtccccagcaccctcctgggtgCCTCCTCCCGGGGTGCTTGgccacacagccaggctggcaggccccccaggctggcacagcaccgCTGGCACAGCACCGCTGGCACAGCACCGcctgggagggcagagaggagaggaggctgagcagggctcctgctgcagggcaggatcaGAGTTGGGcaaagcagggaaggaggcactgggcagaggctgcagctggcagaggctgcagctggcacagccctcagccctgtggctctgtgggcaTGCAGCAaagtgcagcctctgccagccagagctgggtgaggatccctccagagctgccctgcagagcttgcctggagctgcagggtggtggtggaggaacctcctgcagctcttggtGATGATCCCAGCTTGgcagaagaaagagagggagccatggagctggagggaggtggtggaggagcttcctgctgctcttcctaaTGACTCCACTCTGGCAGAAGAAAGtcctggggagggagagcagaagcagctgtggcCTTGCAGCCAGGGGGTGAGGAGGTCCCAAGAGGAGGCTGGCAAAGGTGACCTCTTTTGGCTCTCAGCCCATGAGAAAATGTGGccaatggggactccaccaccgccctgggcagcctgggccagggctgcacAACCCTCAAGGgccagaaattgttcctcatggccaacctgaacctgccctggggcagcctgaggccatttcacagcatcacaggatcaaGGATGACAGGATCAaggctcacaggatcacaggagcaatgatcacaggaccacaggagcAAAGATCACAGCCACAGGCTCAAGGACCACAGGCtcaaggatcacaggatcacaggatcagggatcacaggatcaaggatcacaggatgctaggggttggaagggacctctggaggtcttggagtccaacccccacccctgcaaGCCCAGGGGAAGAGCTCTTCACTGCATCCTTGGCTCCCTGGGTTTCTGTCCTTCCTCTCTCTGTAGGTCAAAGCCTGCAAGGCTGTAAAtcccctggagcctcccaggTTTGCAtcacctccttcctctgcctctgtgggcagctgtTGTCCTCTGGGGAGCTCCAGCTCGTGGGACCTGAGCCCCTGCAGGCCCTGGCAGGGACGTGGGTGGCCACCGGGAGCATATCAAACACTCCTACCAGGTTACACCATCCCATAATGACAGGGCCAGGGCCACGTCCCGCTGCTCAGACACGTTTCCTCCAGCCAGAAATGAAGGTTCTGTGTCTGTCGGGAGCAAGAGCTCCTGGCAGCCCCTCCCCGGACCCCTCCGCGGGGGTCGGCTGCGGAGGTCCTGCCCGGCAGCAGCTCCCTTCGGGCTTCCTCCCCCGCGGGCAGGTGGAGCCGGGCAGGACCTTGAGGGAGGCGGTGGGAGGGAGGTGACAGCCCCGGAGGTAGATAGCATCAGCGGTGACAGCCACACATtaggcagggaggggggcagcggcgcagggctgggctgtaAATAAATCAATCAGAGTTCTCTTTCCAGGAGGAGGCTTCAGCCGAGCTATAAAAAGCTCTCCCGAGGCAGAGCTCCTCACTGCCCTGCGCTCTCTCCACCAGGTCCTGCCGTGGGACACGGTAAGGTCCTGCCAgccgctggggggggggtggctgctggggggagcagcTTGAGGCTCGCAGAGTCCAAGGCAGGCTTCCCCCCGAGGGCTTGCAGGGGGTGGCCCGGAGCCTCCTGCCGAGGCTCTGTGTGGCTGTTtgaagcagggggggaggtggcCTTGCTGATGGCTTCTCCGCTGCTCCTCGAGGCAGAGGTGGGAGAGCTGCCAAGGGTGATGAAGCTATTGTCATGCAAACGATGACCCCAGCCCAGCGCTCCCTGCAGGGCCTGCAGCACGGACCTGTGCTGCCCAGTGTCTCTTCCTGCTCCAACAACTTGCTGCTAGAAGGAATCATTCAGCAGGGATTATGGCTGAAGCCACCTTGGGCACCCAAGGACCGGAGGAGGACCTGAAGAAGAGCCTCATTGAGGGCTATGGAATGAGCTGAAAAGGTCTCAGGTccttcctggcagctcctgaggctcctgagcagcagctgtcaaAGGTGGAGGGAGGGCAAACAGGGGACAGAGGAAGACCTTTCCTGCtgtggaaggggctggggaggcagaggagcacaaACCTTCCTCCCATGGGTCTCTAAGGCTTGGTTCTTCTCTCCCTTGCAGGACTTGCCTGGGACAATGGGGTCCCATCAGCAGAAAGGAGATGGCCAAGGGATGTCTGAGCAGTCTGGTGGATGCCATGGtggctgtggaggaggaggaggaggaggaggaggttccTGCCAcgggggtggtggaggaggatACCAGTCCCAGGGATGCCACggaggcagcggcggcggcggcggagctgCTATCTACCAGACCCACATTTCATCATCACcctttggaggaggaggaggaggaggaggaggtggtggtggttcaGGCCACCAAGGACATGTCTGCATtattggaggaggaggaggaggaggtggtggaggcagtgGTGGCTCAGGCCAACAAAGCCAAGGTCCCATCTGCATTGGGGGTGGTGgcatgggaggaggagggggtggaggtTCAGGCCAACAAAGCCAAGGTCCCATCTGCATtgggggtggaggtggtggtggtggtggtggttcagGCCACCAAGGACACATCTGCATTgttggaggagaaggaggaggtggtggtggtggttcagGCCAACAAAGTCAAGGTCCCATCTGCATTGGAGGTGGTGGCatgggaggaggtggaggtggcatgggaggaggaggtggtggcaagggaggaggaggtggaggtggttCAGGCCAACAAAGTCAAGGCCCCATCTGCATTGGAGGTGGTGGCatgggaggaggtggaggtggcatgggaggaggaggtggtggcaagggaggaggaggtggaggtggttCAGGCCAACAAAGTCAAGGCCCCATCTGCATTGGAGGTGGTGgcatgggaggaggaggaggaggaggaggaggtggtggttcCAGCCACCAAGGCCAGGGTCCCATCTGCATTGGAGGTGGTGgcatgggaggaggaggaggaggaggtggtggttcCAGCCACCAAGGCCAGGGTCCCATCTGCATTGGAGGTGGTGgcatgggaggaggaggaggaggaggtggtggttcCAGCCACCAAGGCCAAGGTCCCATCTGCATTGGAGGTGGTGgcatgggaggaggaggaggaggaggtggtggttcCAGCCACCAAGGCCAGGGTCCCATCTGCATTGGAGGTGGTGgcatgggaggaggaggaggaggaggtggtggttcCAGCCACCAAGGCCAAGGTCCCATCTGCATTGGAGGTGGTGgcatgggaggaggaggaggtggtggttcCAGCCACCAAGGCCAGGGTCCCATCTGCAttggtggaggtggtggcatgggaggaggaggaggaggtggttcAGGTCACCAAGGCCAAGGTCCCATCTGCATTGGAGGTGGTGgcatgggaggaggaggaggaggtggttcCAGCCACCAGAGCCAAGGTCCCATCTGCAttggtggaggtggaggtggtggtggtggtggctcagGTCATCAAGGTCAAGGCCCCATCTGTATTGGTGGAGGAAgcagtggaggtggtggaggtggtggaggtggaggcCACCAGGGCCAAGGCCCCATCTGcatcagtggtggtggtggtggtggtggtggtggaggtggctCAGGCCACCAGGGCCAAGGATCCATCTGCATCATTGGGGGAGGTGGctctggaggagggggaggaggaggctcctccagctctggagctcagtcCATGCAGCAGCAGACCCAACCCATCTCCTGGCCACCACAGACCAAGCACAAgtagaggctgcagaggagctgcaggaagcccAAGGCTTGGACTCACCTCACATCTCCTTCCCTGTTCAGCTGAAGACTCTTTTTgcctcctccctttctcctctcccttggcatcgtcctgggcagctgcccagctgagcagaacctctgctggtgcCATGCCAAGGactgccagccagggctgctccctctgTCTGTTTCCTGCCTCTCTTTTCTGGTGCCACACAAGCCAATAAAAGCTGCAGTTCTGGAGAGCCTCTGTGTCTGCCTGCttggccctggcactgcttgggcTTGGGCTTGGACttctgagctggggctgttgtggtGGAGCTCcagtgcacagcagcactgagaagccccctgggaggagctgctgggttcactgaacctccccagggcagctttTAGGGTCTTGTgctgagacctggggatgtggcacctggggacgtggtttggtggccatggtggtctgaggttgaaggttgggctcagtgatctgAAAGACCTCTTCCAACCACAGCAAGTCcctggttctgtgatcctgacTGCTGCCCAAGGCACCACAGGGCCAGGGCAACCTCTCCTCAGGCTCAAGTGcccaaggaaggaggaaagctgccagggctggcacagaggtTGCCAAGGGGCTCCTGGGGCCGTGGAGCTGAGGCCCTGCCCGGTGCATGGTgcaggagctccagctctggaaggcagcccctgggcagcctgccccagctgaaGATGTTGAGaatgcccctgcagggctggggggggttggatgagatgagcTTCAGAAGCTGCCTCTAGCCTGCAGCATTCCATGGTCCCatgaaatgggggggggggggctgcccccagccttctccagccctgagcccccacTGGAGCCCGCAGCAGGGCTCCAGGAAACCTCTTCCCAAGGCTGagaagttcagcctggagggaccagagaggttctccctgccacaggaacagaacagAGCCCCAGGGATGAGTCTCCAGTGGCAGCCCGGTGAGGGAAGAGCTCCCTTTGATGTGGCAGCTTCTGGCAATTAGCAGGAAAGGGAAATGAAGCTCCTGAGCTGTCCtgtcctgccccaggcaggtgacagaggcctggaagcttcccagcagagacaggagggacccagagctgcagcaggtgaaGAGCTTCACGTTCCTGAGGTcctctgccctccagctctccccttcctggggagcccaggggtgTGCAGGCTCTCAAAGCAGGTCTGGAcaggctcctccagcctgggctgcccccaggacagctgagctgctgggacctTGCTGTGGACAGTCAGAGGGGGACAAAATTCcactggctgggagctgcaggagcactgccACTGCCTGGACAGTGCTGGAGGGAGCCTTGGGGGTGCCCCCTGGCAAGGGGTGGGAGTGCTGCTGTTGGACATCCACACAGCCAGGCATGGGCAAGGCTCAGAGGCTCTCAGGTGCCCATCCTGAGCTCTTGTTGCCTCTccagagccagctgccagcctgggctggatccCAGCCCCCCTGATGGGCACTCAGGGTGCCCACACCACTTCAAGTCCTTTCCCACACAGAGCCATGGAGGCTGGGAAAGCTCTCTgggatcatccactccaaccagcaacccaaccccaccacggccaccaaagcacagcacaggaaccagagctgctctgtgcctggaggaggaggtggcagtgccaagcccctgctccagcctgcttcCAGGCACCATCATCTTCCACATGTGGCAAGTGCCACCcctagagtcatggaattgttttggttggatgaGATCTCTaagctcacccaggccaaccctcagcccaacccccccaaccccaccagggccaccaaagcctggccccagctgccatggccacagggttctggaacccctccagggctggggactccaccacctccctgggcagcctgggccaggccctgaccactcttgcagggcagaaattgctcctcatggccaccctgaacctcctctggggcaccttgaggccgtttcctcttgccctgtcccttgggagcagagcccaagcccctcctggctgacCTCTGTGCTGCCCACTCCCACAGGCTCCATGGCCAACACCTCCCTGCCGCCCTGGGCAGTCCCTCAGGCACTGGGGGGTCCCAgtgacagcagccaggcttGGTGCAGGCCTCTAAGACCCAAAGGGTGCTGCCAGggtcccccccagcagcctgtcccagctgcaggggaaggtcCAAGCCggagccccacagccctccctgggcaggcagtgtgGGAGCTGAGCTCAcatgggagagctgcaggcagcctcggaagtgaggcactggggaggcatCGATCAGCTGGGGTGAGTGAGTCAGGGCAAGTGGGCAGAAGGAGGACACTTGGGGCAGTAAATAAAACCATCACCATTCCTCTGGGTGCCTCACTTCCCACCAGGGCAAACTGGGCAGGCTATAAAAGTCGGTGGAGCTCTCCCAGAGCTCCATTCGCTGCTCCCTGTGGATCTCCCTCAGAGCCAGCCAGGGTGAGTCctgtcctctgctgccagctgggagcccttctgctgccttggctgAAGGAcatctgctgggggggggggggtggcttgcagggcagggaggctgcttgGGTGGACTGAGCTctcctcaggagatcatccacggtgctggagccctgagctTCACCAGCAGAgaggtggggatggaggagctgtgggggagAGGACCTCAGCTGGTGGTTGATCTCCTTCAGTCTGAGACCTTCTGCtagcacagagctccaggtgtggctgGGAGCCGAGGGGCACAAAGTGCTCAGGAGAAGTCAGGCAGTTAGAAAGTTCCTTGACACTGGAGACTTGTGGCCACTGTCCTTGAGCTCTGCAAGGGTCCTCTGGCCTGGggaagttctgctgctggccgTGGCTGCTCCTCAGGATGCTGCAAACCTCTCTTGCAGGGTCCCTGCTCAGAGATGTGCTCCAGACAGAGCGCCGGAGGCTGCCATGGGAGCTCCTCCCAGTCCAGTGgatgccacagcagctgctgctgctgccatgggggcagctcctccagctaccaggcccagggctcctcctgctGTGGGGGCTCAGGGGGCTCCAGCTCAGGCAAGATCATCATCAGCtcgggtggaggaggaggaggctcctgcTGCGGTGGGAGCTCCTCTGGCTACGGCATGGGAGGAGGCTACAGCGGTGGAGGATCAGCCCAGAAGATCATCATCAGctctgggggaggaggaggaggaggaggaggaggctcctcaggctgctgtggtggaggaTCCAGCGGGGGATCTTCAGGAGGGAAGATCATCAtcggaggaggaggtggaggaggctcctcaggctgctgcgGTGGAGGATCCAGTGGGGGATCCTCAAAGGGCATGATGGGAGGTGGATCCTCAGGCTATGGCATGGGAGGGGGATCCAGTGGTGGATCTTCAGGAACAAagatcatcattggaggtggaggtggaggtggaggaggctcCTCAGGCTATGGCATGGGAGGGGGATCCAGTGGAGGCTCTTCAAAGGGCATgatgggaggaggaggtggtggtggaggctcctCTGGATGCTGCATGGGAGGAGGATCCAGTGGTGGATCTTCAAAGGGCATgatgggaggaggaggtggtggtggaggaggctctggatgCTGCATGGGAGGGGGATCCAGTGGTGGATCTTCAGGAACAAagatcatcattggaggtggaggtggaggtggtggtggaggaggctCCTCAGGCTATGGCATGGGAGGGGGATCCAGTGGTGGATCTTCAAAGGGCATgatgggaggaggaggtggtggtggaggctcctCTGGATGCTGCATGGGAGGAGGATCCAGTGGTGGATCTTCAGGAACAAagatcatcattggaggtggaGGCGGTGGAGGATCCTCTGGCTATGGCATGGGAGGGGGATACAGTGGAGGCTCTTCAAAGAGCATGAtgggaggtggaggtggtggaggaggctctggatgCTGCATGGGAGGGGGATCCAGTGGTGGATCTTCAGGAACAAagatcatcattggaggtggaggtggtggtggaggaggctCCTCAGGCTATGGCATGGGAGGGGGATCCAGTGGAGGCTCTTCAAAGAGCATgatgggagggggaggtggtggaggaggctactctggctgctgcagtgggggCTCCTCAGGCTATGGGATGGGAGGAGGATATGGTGGTGGCAGTGGAGGGTCTGGCCAGAAGATCATCATCAgctctggtggtggtggaggaggaggctcctcaggctgctgcatgGGAGGAGGGTCCGGTGGGGGCTCCTCGGGAGGCAAGATCATCAtgggaggtggaggtggtggtggaggctcctctggctgctgcagtggaggaTCCAGTGGTGGTTCCTCAGGCCACACCATCATCATCAGctctggtgggggtgggggaggctcCACGCAGCAGAAGTGTCCCATCGTGGTTCCCAGCATGGGGTCCCACCAGagcaagcagccctgcagctggccctgcagccaACAGAAGTAactgccaggggcagctccagctctcagcaggaccagccctgccctgccctgctctcctcagcctgcctgctccACCCCAGCATGGCCtctggcctgctgctgccctgctgctgcctccctgtgctGAGATCCCCTGGATGGAAATAAAGATTTGTGTGTGCAGAAAGAGTGAGGCTGAGAGTCTGCTTCTGTGGAACCCcaggatggggtggggtggagaagccctcagagatcctccagtccaaccattccctaactccaccaaggctggggctcagccatggccctcagcaccacagctctgcctccctgaaacccctccagggatgggcattcagccacctccctgggcagcctgggccaggccttgagaaccctttcagtgaagaaatttcttctcatgtccaacccaaacctcccctggggcaacctgaggccatttcctcttgccctgtcccctgttccttgggagaagagcccaacccccacctggctcctgcct comes from Dryobates pubescens isolate bDryPub1 chromosome 41, bDryPub1.pri, whole genome shotgun sequence and encodes:
- the LOC128899244 gene encoding uncharacterized protein LOC128899244: MCSRQSAGGCHGSSSQSSGCHSSCCCCHGGSSSSYQAQGSSCCGGSGGSSSGKIIISSGGGGGGSCCGGSSSGYGMGGGYSGGGSAQKIIISSGGGGGGGGGGSSGCCGGGSSGGSSGGKIIIGGGGGGGSSGCCGGGSSYGMGGGSSGGSSGTKIIIGGGGGGGGGSSGYGMGGGSSYGMGGGSSGGSSKGMMGGGGGGGGSSGCCMGGGSSGGSSGTKIIIGGGGGGGSSGYGMGGGYSGGSSKSMMGGGGGGGGSGCCMGGGSSGGSSGTKIIIGGGGGGGGGSSGYGMGGGSSGGSSKSMMGGGGGGGGYSGCCSGGSSGYGMGGGYGGGSGGSGQKIIISSGGGGGGGSSGCCMGGGSGGGSSGGKIIMGGGGGGGGSSGCCSGGSSGGSSGHTIIISSGGGGGGSTQQKCPIVVPSMGSHQSKQPCSWPCSQQK